The following proteins come from a genomic window of Dreissena polymorpha isolate Duluth1 chromosome 1, UMN_Dpol_1.0, whole genome shotgun sequence:
- the LOC127864190 gene encoding uncharacterized protein LOC127864190 has protein sequence MRSDNIDRIAPSLHMRSDNIDRIAPSLHMRSDNIDRIAPSLHMRSDNINRIATSLHSRSDNIDRVAQSLHMRSDNIDRIAPSLHMRSDNIDRIAPSLHMRSDTNTIQSAERRSFQFPEQRKRVPLGGAVPNTDLTRRFRTKYPVRSPRYPVGATRGSLPLGRRICTTADMAKAIQSGLQVGTDRLVFYPHDDVTRRETAAYRNYMEVVNAHAVIAASADNAVHRKLKNGVSSGRRHSRP, from the exons atgcgcagtgacaacatcgaccggatcgccccaagtctgcacatgcgcagtgacaacatcgaccggatcgccccaagtcttcacatgcgcagtgacaacatcgaccggatcgccccaagtcttcacatgcgcagtgacaacatcaaCCGGATCGCAACAAGTCTGCACtcgcgcagtgacaacatcgaccgggtCGCCCAAAGTCTGCACATGCGTAGTGACAACATTGACCGgatcgccccaagtctgcacatgcgcagtgacaacattgaccggatcgccccaagtctgcacatgcgcagtgacacaAACACCATCCAGTCGGCCGAACGCCGCAGTTTTCAGTTTCCGGAACAACGAAAACGTGTCCCACTCGGGG GTGCTGTACCTAATACAGACTTAACTCGACGTTTCCGTACGAAGTATCCAGTTCGATCCCCTCGATATCCGGTCGGCGCGACCCGGGGTTCACTCCCGCTGGGTCGTCGAATTTGTACTACAGCGGATATGGCAAAAGCTATACAGTCGGGGCTTCAAGTGGGCACGGACCGGCTGGTGTTCTACCCGCATGATGACGTCACTAGACGCGAAACCGCGGCCTATAGAAACTACATGGAGGTTGTTAACGCTCATGCAGTGATAGCGGCGTCTGCTGATAACGCAGTTCACAGGAAACTTAAAAACGGAGTTTCCAGCGGTCGACGTCACTCACGACCTTGA